Proteins from a single region of Chaetodon trifascialis isolate fChaTrf1 chromosome 10, fChaTrf1.hap1, whole genome shotgun sequence:
- the cbln1 gene encoding cerebellin-1, with translation MLALCLLSAVWLAAIPGRAQNETEPIVLEGKCLVVCDSNPTSDPTGTALGISVRSGSAKVAFSAVRNTNHEPSEMSNRTMVIYFDRVLVNVGRNFDEERSNFIAPRKGIYSFNFHVVKVYNRQTIQVSLMHNGWPVISAFAGDQDVTREAASNGVLIQMEKGDRAYLKLERGNLMGGWKYSTFSGFLVFPM, from the exons ATGTTGGCTCTCTGCCTGCTCAGTGCCGTGTGGCTGGCGGCGATCCCGGGACGCGCTCAGAACGAGACTGAACCAATCGTCCTTGAGGGGAAATGCCTCGTGGTGTGCGACTCCAACCCGACCTCGGACCCTACTGGCACGGCGCTCGGGATCTCGGTGCGCTCGGGTAGTGCCAAGGTGGCGTTCTCCGCAGTCCGGAACACCAACCACGAGCCCTCCGAGATGAGCAACCGGACCATGGTCATCTACTTCGACCGG gttTTAGTAAACGTTGGGAGGAATTTTGACGAGGAGAGAAGTAACTTCATTGCGCCGCGCAAAGGGATTTACAGTTTTAACTTCCACGTAGTGAAAGTCTACAACCGTCAAACTATACAG GTGAGTCTGATGCACAATGGCTGGCCAGTTATATCGGCGTTTGCCGGCGACCAGGATGTGACGCGCGAGGCAGCCAGTAATGGTGTTCTTATCCAGATGGAGAAGGGAGACCGGGCCTACCTCAAACTGGAGAGAGGAAACTTAATGGGAGGATGGAAATATTCCACCTTCTCTGGCTTCCTGGTGTTCCCCATgtag